The following proteins come from a genomic window of Dreissena polymorpha isolate Duluth1 chromosome 1, UMN_Dpol_1.0, whole genome shotgun sequence:
- the LOC127879357 gene encoding glutathione S-transferase 3-like: protein MDIKYRLTYFNKRGGGEIVRLTFVAGGQEFTDERLTSEQWKDRKSEMPMKNLPVLHVNNGETEVTYCQSGAIARYLARKFGLNGDSEEESLLVDEVFDTVGDVRKVFVQIHLCADDNTKRELATNLVSDVLPTFYSYFERRKREYGENGYIVSGKLTLADLAVFNMVDSIIEMGQQSLWQPYPELLKHHENVKKNTRIAEWLQKRPKTEV from the exons ATGGACATAAAATACCGCCTGACCTACTTTAACAAGCGCGGGGGCGGGGAGATTGTGAGGTTGACCTTTGTGGCCGGAGGACAGGAGTTCACGGACGAGCGTCTGACCTCAGAGCAGTGGAAGGACCGGAAATCAG AAATGCCTATGAAGAATCTTCCGGTGCTACACGTGAACAATGGCGAAACGGAAGTGACGTATTGCCAGTCTGGAGCAATTGCAAGATACTTAGCCAGAAAATTTG GTCTCAATGGCGACAGCGAGGAGGAGAGTCTGTTGGTGGACGAGGTGTTCGACACGGTCGGTGACGTCAGGAAGGTCTTCGTGCAGATACACCTTTGTGCAGACGACAATACAAAA CGCGAGCTCGCGACAAATCTAGTCAGCGATGTCCTCCCCACATTCTACAGCTATTTTGAACGGCGGAAGCGCGAGTACGGTGAGAACGGATACATTGTCAGCGGCAAG CTGACGCTTGCGGACCTAGCGGTGTTCAATATGGTAGACAGCATCATAGAAATGGGTCAACAGTCGTTATGGCAACCGTACCCAGAATTACTAAAACACCACGAAAACGTCAAGAAAAACACGCGCATTGCTGAGTGGCTTCAAAAACGTCCGAAAACCGAGGTGTAA